The Bryobacteraceae bacterium genomic sequence AAGGTCAGCAATTCGGGGGATCGAGCCCGCTGCAAGAATGCGGTGAACCTGCCCCACGTAGACCGGTTGAGCTTGTCCGGCCTTCGGGCGGACCGGAGGAGCGAGCGGATATGCTCGGCGGCACTTTCACGCTCTTTGCCACTCAGCGTCCCGTTCTGAACCCGTGTCCACAGATCCACGCCGGCACCTGTCGCCGAAGACCCTGATGCTGCTTCATGCCCGATAGATGCATTGGTTAAGTAGCGGAAGCTTAGGCGCATCGTCGGGTGATTGTGGACATGCTCGTAAAAGCCAGCTAACGCGTCGAGCGCTTCTGGACTTCGGAGCGTGAGGTGCTTCCTGCGGTACTTGACGGATTCGCAGAGGCGCTCAAACGTATCATCGTCAGACGCGAGTCCTACCCGAATGCGATCAATATCCTCGCCAGCCTCGAGTTCAAGGTGCTCGTCTTCCTGCAGGGACAGCCATCTGAGGAGTGTTACATCAACTTGGTAGACGAATCCGCGAATCGCCGCCGTTGCGTCGCGCCTCCGGACTTCGTTAAAGATGATGTTGCTACCAGGCAAGGTTTGTCGCGCCTCGGAGCCCCCGCGGCTTGCGATGAAGCCTCTAGCTTAGCGAAGCCCGATTTTACCGCGTTTGGAAGCAGTTCGACTGCCGCTTGAACCGCGTAGCGAAAAACTGCCTCTACCGTCGGCTCGCACGGAAAGACGATACCGGCAGCGATTCCCGACTGAATGGCTGCGGCCAGATCCTCAGCGAATTCAGGATCGAGAAGATCCAGGGAAGCGTACTCTGCGACGTTAGGCATATAACGTCTTCTCGCTTACGGCATACAGATTACCTTGAGAGCAGCACCCACTGAAGCCGCGGCGCACCAGGTCGACTGAAGGAGATACGACAGCTCGCGTTCGTTCGGCTTTGGAGTGTTCTTCGCAACGGCCTTCACAAAACCATCCTGCGACAGCCCATTGCCCATGACGAGCCAGACCTCGCGAGTAAAGGTCGGATCAGAGATGGCGGCATCAAACTTCTTCAACACGTCCTTTGCGCTCAGTCCAGCGGGAGACCAAACGAGGCGTTTTTGCTCTTTATACTTCGATGCATCTGGAGCCCAGTTGCCGGCGATCTTGGCCTCGCTCAGTTTGGTCTGCGCGTCGCTTGGATTAAAGAATCCGAGGTACCGCACCGCCTGACTGCATACCTCGTGAAAGGACGATGCCGAAAGTTTGCTTCCTTCGCTCGCCTTCTTCGCATGAACCATGACGATCTTCTTCGTCGGCTCGGACAGGCCGAAGAAGTCAGCGATTTCCGGCGCACCAACATCGTTGCAGACAAGAATGTCAGGGGTCCATCCGGCGTCGTGAAACACTTTCGCCTTGTCGCTGATCGCGCCGAATACCGATGTGGCAGACCACCCGGTGAGATCCCCCTTCTCGGACGTGATGCCCGCAAGACCGGCGCAGCCCACAACGATCTTTTCGATGTTGATCCGCGAACCACCGCCCCGCCACGGGCGCAAGTTTGGCGTGAAGAAGCGCCCCTGTGTGTACACAACGGACGTCCCGAGAAGGATGCGGAATTCCTGCGATTCGTTCAGATAATTCGTGAAAATCCTTCTTCGGCCATCCGGCACATCGATCCTGACGTCGTCGAGTTGCGCAGACTCAATCTCGAACCGGCCGGCTTGAGAGTTGAACTGAACCGTCGCTTCAAAATACTGCTCCTCGATCTCTCCCCGAAAGCTTCCCCCGTTGACGAGCCAAAGATCATCCGCATTAGGTGCTGGAGTTAAAGGGGGCATCGCGGTGGCGTCAATCGCTTCGGACGCTATATCGAAAAGAATGTGCCGCGGCTCCTCAGTGCCCGTGTACTGATACGGCCTAGCAAAGCGCTCCAGCGAATCGTCGCCACTCAGGGCAGTGTCTCGAAGTTGGGCGGCCATGTCGTCTAGCCACTTTTCGAAGTCATCATACTCAATGATCGGAGTGGTTCGTTCGGAGAGCCGGCCGCGTGTGAAGCTCAGATACCGGCGCCGAGTCTCTTTCGGGCTGCCGCTTGCCGACCGCACGGAACCTGTGGCGGTCGAGCACACGTGAGCATAGTCGGAAAGCGTCGGTGGAACGAGTTCGAGCGACTGGGTCGAGAGAGAACGTCGGAGATATGCGTTGTTTCCAAAATCGCCGTTGATGAGCGAGATCTCTTTAATCGTTGACTGCTGGTCAGGTAGCAATCGCTGAAGTTCCTCCGGCGCGATCGCCGTCGTGCTGGAAACGAGATACTTCGGCGACCGGCCCTCAGAATCTGCAAAAAAAATCAGATCACCAAGCTTTCTCGCAAAGAGATAGCCTAAACGGGTCTCCAGGTAGGCCTCGGACACAACCTCGGATTGCTCTGAAATCTGAAACAGCTGAAGGAACGTGGACTGATCTTGATACGCGCCTCCAAACGGGACTGCGTCTCCGGTTAACAATTCATGCTGAATCCCACGCACGAGAGTCGCCCAGCGAAAGCCAGTGCCGGCAGTGCGCACAAGGACCGACTTTCGCAACCGCACAACCGAACGCGGATCGGTCACGTCCTCCGGATGGAGCAGCTTTCGAAAATCCCCAAGGAAATAGAAGCGCGCGGCGGTTCGTGCAGCGAGGAAGTGCTCAAGAGCCGAAACCTCATTGCCGCCCTGCCTTAATCGCTCCCGAACATAGCTCTCGTACTCGATGAACCGGTCCCAAAGGGCCTTCTGGCCATGCTTCGGGTGCGCGAGGACAAAGGCCGCCTCCCCGGCCTTCAGCCCTGGGTTTCGAATAACCCGTCCAACCTGTTGAACCACATTGCGCGCATTGGTGAACCGGCCAACGATTGCGATCAGCCGGAAGGCCGGGTCGTCGAGCCCCTCGAGAAGCTTATTTTGATGGACCCAGAACTGCGCCGTTTCAACGGCGGGATCGGGAACTTCCTTCGCAAAGTGTTTTCCACTGCTCTTTCCAAAAGTCTCGTGAATCCCAATCACGCTACGCCCGCGTGCCACGAGCACCGGGACGACGCTTTTGATCTGTTCCGCATCCTCACAGCGCACAATCACCCTTACTGCCGACTCATCAAGCCCAAGCTGTTTTGCTGTCGCGGCCACGGATTTGACCAACTGGTGCACAAATTCCGTCGTCACGTTTGCCCCTGAGAGCGGCCACGCGCCGTCTATGAACGAAACACCCCTTACGATGTGGGCGTCCAAGGCCTCACCGAACGTGAACGAATACGTGTAGTCCGAGTCAACGTCGAAGAGTTGAAGATCGTTACGGTACGGCGTGGCCGTAAAGAGGATGGTCGGCGATTCGAGTTCGCGAACCGCCTCGGCCCAACGTGGCGCAGGCTCCCGGTGTCCCTCATCCACCAGAACTAAGTCGCACCAGTTTCGGAGCTTCTTGAAGTTCGCGTCGTCCTTTCGCAAGGCCTGAAGCGTCTGGTTTGTGCAGAGGAGGATGCCCCCGGCGGCCACTTCCTTTCTCGCGCTCGCGAAGGTGGAGGGCGTAAACACCCTGCATTCTCTCGGTGTAAAGCTCCCCTCCTCGCCTACTTTCTTCCAGAATCGTTCAGAAAGTTCCCTGCGAAGTTGTTTGACGAGATTCTCCCACGGCGCGACCACGAGACACCGCCGCTTGTCTTCGAGGAGTTGGCCGAGGGTGGCGATAACAGCGGTTTTGCCCGTGCCCGTCGGCATTCTCACCATCGCTTGGCGGTCGGATTTTGCCGCGAGATATGCGTTCATCCGGCTAAGAGCGCCCTGTTGATTTACCCACCACTTGGCATCGATCACCTGCTGCCACGTGCGGCTGCCTGCATGTGGAATGTATTTCATGAGTCGGCACCACTACTGCGATTATCGTTAGGAATTCCAGCTTCGCACGTTTGGGCTACGAACTGTCTCCGCCGCGGCCGAAGTGCGTGGTCTCCTGAAGTTCGATGCCGGGCACAATGCCTTGATGGCTGGTATCGAGCCGGGCGGCGTCCGGGATGCCGACGTCGAAATGCTGGGCGCGGGACTCGCAGCCAGGCGCCTCGATGTACAGGACGTTGCCGATGACGCGGCTGGACGCGATCGGCGGAAGTTTGGCTTGTCCGGCTGATACCGTCCGGGACGATTGGGTCTTGGGCGGCTGGGCCTCGGCAGGCGAGAAAAACACGACCGCGCTGGAACCAGCCCGTTGAGTTTAGTTCATGTGGCGTATTCCTCTGCCCGTAGAGGCCGGGGCAGGAAGAAAAACCTTCCGAAAAGTTCGCAGAGTTCGGATCGTTTGGCGGTTACGGCCGGAAGGACCGCCGTTCACTTTCGTGTGCTGGAAAATAACGGCCGGTGATTTGGTCAACAATGGAGCACCGGCCCTTATCTATGCGTGCGGCATGCCAGGGGGCAATCCAGCATTGCACCGGAGGTTACGTGGTTCAGTTCCAGAGTTCCAGTGGAGAGCTCGAATTCTGCTGGTCTTTTCGTAAACGGTCACCGATGTCGTTGATTGACGATCAAGGACAGGCGCGCGGGCCGGAACTGCCGCCATCAAATCCATCGATGACGGCGCGATTGTTGAACAGCATGTTCAGCTCGGCTTTGACCGGAAGGCGCCAGTCTCCGTCCCGGCGGGCATCGGCGTGCTTACCGATAGACGCCTGCCGCCCATCACGCTCGGCAACCTC encodes the following:
- a CDS encoding DEAD/DEAH box helicase family protein, coding for MKYIPHAGSRTWQQVIDAKWWVNQQGALSRMNAYLAAKSDRQAMVRMPTGTGKTAVIATLGQLLEDKRRCLVVAPWENLVKQLRRELSERFWKKVGEEGSFTPRECRVFTPSTFASARKEVAAGGILLCTNQTLQALRKDDANFKKLRNWCDLVLVDEGHREPAPRWAEAVRELESPTILFTATPYRNDLQLFDVDSDYTYSFTFGEALDAHIVRGVSFIDGAWPLSGANVTTEFVHQLVKSVAATAKQLGLDESAVRVIVRCEDAEQIKSVVPVLVARGRSVIGIHETFGKSSGKHFAKEVPDPAVETAQFWVHQNKLLEGLDDPAFRLIAIVGRFTNARNVVQQVGRVIRNPGLKAGEAAFVLAHPKHGQKALWDRFIEYESYVRERLRQGGNEVSALEHFLAARTAARFYFLGDFRKLLHPEDVTDPRSVVRLRKSVLVRTAGTGFRWATLVRGIQHELLTGDAVPFGGAYQDQSTFLQLFQISEQSEVVSEAYLETRLGYLFARKLGDLIFFADSEGRSPKYLVSSTTAIAPEELQRLLPDQQSTIKEISLINGDFGNNAYLRRSLSTQSLELVPPTLSDYAHVCSTATGSVRSASGSPKETRRRYLSFTRGRLSERTTPIIEYDDFEKWLDDMAAQLRDTALSGDDSLERFARPYQYTGTEEPRHILFDIASEAIDATAMPPLTPAPNADDLWLVNGGSFRGEIEEQYFEATVQFNSQAGRFEIESAQLDDVRIDVPDGRRRIFTNYLNESQEFRILLGTSVVYTQGRFFTPNLRPWRGGGSRINIEKIVVGCAGLAGITSEKGDLTGWSATSVFGAISDKAKVFHDAGWTPDILVCNDVGAPEIADFFGLSEPTKKIVMVHAKKASEGSKLSASSFHEVCSQAVRYLGFFNPSDAQTKLSEAKIAGNWAPDASKYKEQKRLVWSPAGLSAKDVLKKFDAAISDPTFTREVWLVMGNGLSQDGFVKAVAKNTPKPNERELSYLLQSTWCAAASVGAALKVICMP